Within the Carassius gibelio isolate Cgi1373 ecotype wild population from Czech Republic chromosome B15, carGib1.2-hapl.c, whole genome shotgun sequence genome, the region TCATTGGCACCTTATTTCTAAATGAGCCTACCGTTCCAAAGTTTGAAGCTCAGgaagcttttatttattattatttattattaagaatTGTATCTTTATTTCACGAAGGATGTATTAAACCCTAAAACTTCAAAGTGTCACAAGTTGGTAAAGACATTTTACAAATCTTACAAAACATGATAAATAAGATGCAGTTCTTATAAATGCTGTAAACAAACACTAATGTTATATAACCAAGACATGGCTAACAAGGCAGTCTTTGCAGCAGTGGACTGCTTCCCAATGCTGTGTTGCCCCCTTCCTTGGATCACAACTATGCCCAGTGGCAGGAGAGGGAGGAGATAGCCAGGGCTGAGAAACCTGTGCTAATGAAAAAGATCATCCCGGCTCCCCATCCTAAAGCACCTGGAGAACCTGTCTCGCCGATTGCCCCcacaccaccacctcctccacccATGGTTGTCCATGgtgagaaaatgtatttaaagcacTATAAATCCGATCGTGTATAGGAAATACTGATAAATTACATTATGTGTTAGAGTTAAATAATTACATTGTCTAAACTGAAAAAGATATAGAAGAGAAAGTTAAAGTATATGTAAGTTACAtaggaatatttattttgtgttcagacCACAGCCCTGAAGACAGCCAGGATATTCCCCCTCCTCCTGGTGTAGGTGACAATAGACAATGTGCGCTTTGTCTGAATTATGGAGATGAGAATACCAATGTGAGTAATCACCCACAAAAAAAGAATGCATTAGCATGTGCTGATGTGGATTTATATTTCAATCATGTTCATTTTGTAAGACATTTTATGGTAATTTGTTTTCTAGGATTGTGGGAGACTGCTTTATATTGGCCAGAATGAGTGGACCCATGTGAACTGCGCACTTTGGTCATCCGAGGTGTTCGAAGATGTTGATGGTGCACTCAAAAATGTCCACATGGCAGTCAGGAGAGGCAGAAAGCTGGTACATAATATAAGTCATgtgctgaattttttttgtttaatttacagtGCCAGAATATGcatttgtgtaattgattgttacCTAAAAAGAGACTATAGGCAACAAATCTTTCCCCCATCCAAAAATAGACTGCATTATGCTTTTTCTCAGCAATGTGAAAATTGTCACAAACCTGGAGCCACGGTGTGTTGTTGTCTGACCTCCTGTACCAACAACTACCATTTCATGTGTGCACGTAAGCAGCAGTGTGCCTTTTTAGAGGACAAGAAGGTTTACTGTCAGCATCACAGAGATCTCATAAAGGGCGAGGTAAGGAATGATGCATGCAAGCAACTAATGCACTACTGATTTCATGTTTGTTATGAAGTATTGgatttattgtaaataattaacCTTATTTAAAGGTGGTGCCGGATTCAGGCTTTGAAGTTACTAGGAGGGTCCTTGTGGACTTTGAGGGAATAAGTCTGAGAAGAAAGTTTGGTAATGGGCTTGAACCAGATAACATCCACATGATGATAGGTCTGTATTTCTTTGCAAGGAGTTTATTGTTCATGAGGAATAACCTCCAGTACATCAAAATTAAATAGCACTTTTTTTGGTACAGGGTCTATGACCATTGACTGCCTTGGTATGCTAACTGAACTGTCTGATTGTGAGAGGAAGCTGTTTCCTGTGGGATACCAGTAAGTATTTGAAATCATAGTGTTGTATTTCAATAAACATAAGATGTGAAATGGAATAACCACTTGATGTATTTACACAGATGCTCAAGGGTCTACTGGAGCACTCTAGATGCCCGCAAGCGTTGTGTCTATAAATGTAGAATTTTAGTGTGCCGTCCCTCTATGACTGAAACTATTAATAACAACACAGCAGCTCAAGAAGTAAACCACACAATTGCTCATAGTCCTTCACCTGTTTCaggtaaatatatttagatttgcTATTTTCAGTCCAAAATTTTATTGGAATTATAAAAACTAACCACTTTTAAACATTTCAGCTGAGGTGGATGCTGCGTTGATTGGACTCACAGATTCCACAAAACGATCAAATGTGCCTTCCACAACAAATCCAAGGGTTTATTTTAGGAACAGACACCCAAGCTACCCTCCATGTCATCGTTCTCCCTCAACCAGACCACTTCCATCCCCAGGTAagaattatatacatttacatgcttatattttatattgcttaTATTTGTAAGCTTTGTTAATATTATTCAATGTGTTTTTTCCCCATTAGATGGTTTCAGTAGTTCAGCCCATGAAATTGTGACTGTGGGTGACCCTCTGCTGAGCTCCACTCTACGAAGCATTGGATCTCGTCGACACAGCACTTCCTCCATCTCTGCTCAACAACCTAAGCAAAAGGTTTCCTCCCCTCAACAGGGAGGCAAAGTATCTATTCAGACAGGCAATTCATCTGCCCCATCCCTGTCCTTAACCACAAAGGAGACTTTAACTAGGGACACAGACAAAGGAAGGGCACCATCTGGAGAGAGATCTCACAATCGAGAGGCAAATTCATTGAACGCTGGGGCACAGCATCGACTCAGTTTTGGTTTCACTGAAAGAAAAGAAGCAACCAAAAAGCAGGCAGATGGGGAGAGTTTGAAGTCATCACAACCAGTTAGCATAAGTCAGGTGTCACCACCTCTTGGAACTGCGGTATTAACAGGGCATCAGAGAGGAAGTGGCAGTTTAAAAACCGAGAAAGGGAAACAGGCCACAAAAGATACTGACCTACCAGCCAGGGCCACTTTTATTTCCAGTCATCCACTTGCCACGCTTCCTAAGGACAAAGCTAATCCAGTCAAGGAAGgaaatgtgacatcagtggctatATCAAAAGACACAGGAAAGACTGGGTCTCCACAAGCGGTTTACAGCAAAAGTAGGAAATCTCACTACTTTGCATCTGGTTCAGCAGCAGTGAAGCCACTCTGGTCATCTGGTGCCAAGGTGGGAGAGGAGGACATAAAGCGTGGCTTCCAGGCAAGTGTTCCTGTCACTGCTAGTCATGGAACCTCTAGCACCAAAGAAAAACACTCCAAAGTCAAAATGAATGTGAGCAGGGAtgtttcaaaagaaagaaaagagactgCTAAAAACCAAAACCCAGTTCTTAACAGCAACTCTAAAAGCAGTAATATCAAAACACAAGGTCAGGGTCCACCTCCTCACAACAGTAGCAATAAAGCCACAGCACTCAGCAGCAACACGGGGTCTAGCACAGTGGAAGTAAATATATTTGATCAGAAAGAAATGGAGAAGCCATTAAAATCCAAAGAGAAATGTAGCTTAGAGAAAAAGCATAGTTCAGCCATTGATGCTATTCAGCCGAAAGCAGGGTCTGAAAGAGGTATAAGGGCACCACAGGTACACTCTAAATCAAGTAAGGAAGTTACTCCAGTGGTGAAGAAACACAATGAGAGGCTGCCTTTAATATCTCAGAAAATGGATCCTAATGGAACCAAAGCTGTCAGCATTCCCcctaacacaaacacatacagttcTGTCACCCCTAGCGGCCAGGGCCCCCAAAGGAGGTCCTCTCGAGCTATGGTTTTCTCCCCATCTGCAAGCTCTGAAAGCTCCGAATCAGACAGCCACACTCACCCAGATGATTCTGAGGAGCACCTTATGGACCAGCAATGTGCAGATGTTGGGGAGGACCATAATTTAGAGGATGAAGGCAGTGTTGATAAGCACCATGAGGAGGATAGTGATGGTTCGGCAGGTTCAGCAAAGCGCAGATACCCAAGGCGGAGTGCCCGTGCTAGATCAAACATGTTCTTTGGGCTAACCCCATTCTATGGTGTGCGATCATACGGTGAGGAAGACATACCGTTCTACAGAACTGGTGAAATCTCCATGAAAAAGCGCACTGGGAGCAGCAAGCGTTCAGCTGAAGGACAAGTTGATGGGGCAGATGATATGAGCACATCTTCTTCTGCAGACAGTGGAGAGGATGAAGAAGGAGGAATTGGTTCAAATAAGGATGCATATTATTACAACTTTACACGCACTATAATAAACCCAAACTCTGGTCTTCCACCTATTGCGGGTATTGATCAGTGTTTGGGAAGAGGGTCGCAGATCCACAGGTTCTTGAGGGACCAGGCAAAGGAGCAAGAAGATGATAGTGATGAGGTGTCAACAGCAACCAGGAATTTGGAGCTGCAACAGATTGGCCAGCTGGATGGTGTGGATGATGGTTCTGAGAGTGATGTTAGTATAAGCACCAGCAGCACAACCACTGCTACTACTTCGTCAACACACAAAAGTTCATCAAAAAGAAAAGGTAGAGAAAGCAGGACAGAGAAAATGAGCATCGACTCAGGGAAGGAGACAGAAAATACCCCAAGTGCGAACAGTCGTGACAGTCGTAAAAATCAAAAGGATAACTGTCTTCCATTAGGGAGTGTGAAAACACAAGGCCAAGATCCCCTTGAAACTCAACTTTCACTCACCACAGATCTCCTCAAATCTGACTCCGATAACAACAACAGTGATGACTGTGGTAACATCCTACCCTCTGATATTATGGAATTTGTACTCAATACCCCTTCAATGCAGGCTTTGGGACAGCAGACTGAAGCTCCTTCTACCGAACCATTCTCTTTAGATGAGAATTACGGGGTGGATGTTAACCAAAGAAAGGACATGCTTTTTGAAGATTTCACTCAGCCACTGGCCAGTGCTGAACCTGTTGAGAGTGGAGTGAACACTTCCATTGCTGTTGAAGAGTCATATGGTCTACCCCTTGAGCTGccctctgacctctctgtgttGACAACTCGTAGTCCCACTGTAAATAATCAAAATCACAGCTCGCTGATCTCCGAAACCTCTGACCGCACCATGTTGGCTCTGGCCACAGAGGAATCAGGAATTGAGAAAAGCGTGAAGAAACCAAGAACAGGGTCCAAAGTATCCAGCAAAAGCCCACAAGACACATGTGCAGATTCCCAGGTTTCAGAAGGTCACATGACTCCAGAACACTTCATTCCTCCACGCATTGATGGTGACCATATCACGAGTCCTGGAGTAGCACCTGTGGGTGAGACAGGGAACCAAGATCTGACAAGGAATAGTAGCACACCAGGTCTTCCCAGTTCACCCACGTTACCTCTCCAGAGTCAAAAGTTCATCCCTGCTGCCACTGTTAGCACAGGTCCATCTCCGATTGCAAGCTCTGCTGTTCAAGCTACCGCCTCTCAATTGAAGCCTGGCCCAGAGAAACTGATAGTCCTCAATCAGCATCTGCAGCCACTCTATGTATTGCAAACACTTTCCAATGGTGTAACCCAAAAGATCCAGATTGCACCATCTGTTAGTGCAACAGGTGTCATGAACACTAGTGCCTCTGTCTTGACAGGCCTCAGTGGCAGCATCTCTACCTCTCAGTCCATTTTTCCTGCTGGCAGCAAAGGTTTAGTGCCTGTTTCTCATCACCCACAAATCCATGCATTCACAGGCACCACTCAGACAGGTTTCCAGCCAGTGATTCCTAGCACCACGTCAGGCCTTCTCATAGGAGTCACCTCCCACGATCCCCAGATTTGTGTGACACAGGCAGGAAATAGGCATGATCATGCCTCTAGTGTTGCAATGGTATCTAGTCCTTCATCTATTACCCCAGCTCCAACTATGCTCCCCTCTGGACATGGCAAGAAACGCCTAATTTCTCGTCTTCAGAGCAATAAAAGCAAAAAACAGGCTCGTCCAAAGACCCAACACAAACTTGCTCCTGATGTTGGTCCCAATATGGCCCTTATAAACTTGTCACCTTCACAAATTGCTGCTGGAATCCCTCCTCAGACAGGCCTGATGGAACTGGGCACTATAACTGCAACACCTCATCGAAAGATACCTAACATTATAAAACGGCCAAAGCAAGGGGTGATGTACTTGGAGCCTACTCTCCTTCCACAGCCCATGCCCATTTCAACCACAGCTCAGCCTGGCATGCTGGGACATGATTCTTCAACTCACCTGCTTCCATGCACTGTGTCAGGGCTCAACACCAGTCAGTCAGTTTTGAATGTGGTGTCTGTGCCTCCCACGGCACCTGGAAACTTTTTGGGTGCGAGCTCTGTATCGTTGAGCACCCCAGGTCTCATTAATTCAACTGAGATCACAGGATCTATAAGTAACCTTCTTATCAAAGCCAACTCTCACAACCTGGGCCTTCCAGAACAACAGATGGTTCTTCATTCAAGAACCCCCATGATGTCTCATCTTGCTAATACTGCCCAGACATCCATTGCCAGTAGCATCTGTGTGTTTCCCCCAAACCAAAGCATAAGCATGTCTATCAACCAGCAGGTGGAGAAAGAGGGTTGCATTCATCTCCAGCACCCAGTCAGTCGAGTCCTGTCAGATAAAACCCTTGACCCAAATGTCAATTCAGCTGGTCAACTGGCTCTTGCCCCTAATCCCATCGCTCAAGATCTGAACAAAAGTCATGTTGTTGGTGTCCTCACTCAGAGTTCACGAACTTCTCCCATTTCTCGACCACCACATCAGCAACAGTCCTCAAAGTTACCTGCTGGAGCAGCATCCACAGCCATTTGGAAGGGAAAGCAAAAGGCCAAAAGACCTCGGCCAAGCCCAGATAAGAGCAGTGGAAAGAAACTCAAAGGACTCCACTCAGATACACCAACTGTTGACACATCTGCAATTCAGCTATCATACTTACCAGGGTAAGAGCCTGACATTTTATAAGGCATATTGCTTAATTTtggaataaaaatgtttaaacatgcTAAAAATTATGTCTATTGCAGGGACCGGGAACTTTCATCGCCTGAGCCAATGGATACAGGGCAGTCAAATGAAATGGGTTCAAAAACAAAGTAAAGCATAATAAAGAtcaatcacaacttttcagtttACTTGGTTGCATCTGACctatcaaaaatgttttttcctcTTCACAGTGACTCTGCAACTAAGACAGCTGATTCTTCACCTCTCAAACGTAAAACCACGGACACTCGTGATGAGAAGCCAAAGACTGCAGGTGGGTAAAATGTTAGGCTTGACTGTCCATCTAAATTCAATGTAGCAGCCCTAATGGTGCATTTTTTTttgcctcattttttttttttattacaggacTGCCTAGTAAGGGTGATGGGAAAGGATCTAATGCATTTTCAGTGGAAACACCTGATCAAAGGGACAGTGGCAGAGACTCCTCTCTGGACTACAAGCCCAAGAAAGGGCTCATATTTGAAATCTGCAGTGACGATGGATTTCAGATTCGCTGTGAAAGTATTGAGGGTAAGTGAGATCTAGATAATAAAGTGTAATGCAGTTATAGACTCAGTAAGGAGTGtgatgttgtgttttgtttggtaATTACAGTCAGTCTTCTGTGAAATTAATGACCTGTTTCCTGTTTCTTTCCAGAGGCCTGGAAGTCCCTGACAGATAAAGTGCAAGAAGCCCGGTCCAATGCTAGACTCAAGGCACTTTCATTTGATGGTATAGACATATTAGAGCAGTTATTTTAATCCTTGCACATATTTGTTTTCTGAATTTAACAAGCACATCTTGTAtttcacattctctctctctttcaggagTAAATGGGTTGAAGATGCTCGGTGTGGTTCACGATGCTGTAGTGTTTCTACTTGAGCAGCTATATGGAGCCAGGAATTGCAGAAACTACAGATTCCGCTTCCACAAACCTGAGGAGTCAaaagatcctcctgtcaaccctcaTGGATCTGCCCGTGCTGAGGTGTACCACAGGTGTGTGGTTGATGTTCATTTTGGCAATACTGAAAATCTTAAACCCTACTACAATGGCGAATTTAAAGTTATGTTTCTGAACACTCTAATTGACTTTTTTCGGCTTGATTACATTTTTAGGCGATCAGTTTTGGACATGTTTAATTTCCTGGCCTCCAAACACCGTCAGCCTCCTGTCTATAACCCCCAGGAAGAAGAAGATGAGGAGATGCTGCAGAAGTCTGCTCGGTGAGTAACCTTACTTGTCCTGTTCTGGCCTCCTTTACatttgttgattaaaacatcacaacacCTGTTTTTTCCATAGACGGTCCACCAGCATGGACTTACCACTGCCTATGAGGTTTAGGCACCTAAAGAAAGCATCCAGGGAAGCCGTGGGTGTCTACAGGTATAAAAGCTTTCTATTTAAACCAAAAATGGTTTGATTGAGGAATGAAAAGCGTGCATTTTTGTTGCATACCATCATTTGCTTCCCGTATATTGCTTGCAGATCAGCCGTACATGGCAGAGGTCTGTTCTGCAGGAAAAACATTGACGCTGGAGAGATGGTGATCGAGTATTCTGGCAATGTCATTCGTTCTGTCCTCACTGACAAGCGGGAGAAATACTATGACAGCAAGGTAGAAATCTAATGCTTACTCTATCAGtgcaattaattttaaaacaccAACAACGCTGATGTTCCTCAtggatttgtctttttttgtttttacttaggGCATTGGGTGCTACATGTTCCGTATCGATGACTATGAGGTTGTGGACGCCACCATGCATGGCAATGCAGCTCGATTCATTAACCACTCATGTGAGCCCAACTGCTACTCCCGCGTGGTCAGTGTTGATGGTCAGAAGCACATTGTCATTTTCGCCACACGTAGAATCTATAAAGGCGAGGAGCTCACGTACGATTACAAGTTCCCCATCGAAGAACCAGGCAATAAGCTGCCTTGCAACTGCGGGGCAAAGAAGTGTCGCAAGTTCCTCAATTGAAAGCAAACTCACAAGCTAATGCTGTCTGTGAATGCTATCAAGAGGTTTTCTTGCCAGGGAagagacattttaaatgttttttgtttgtttgtttgtttttttcactgaAGCAGGCTCAGGTTATCAGAAGGTTAATGGTATTGTGCCTCTTAAGTTGGCGGAGCGGAGTCGCAATGGAGAAGATTGCCCTTGTGTCCCCTTTATTAATGCCCAATTTAAGAGATTAGTGCCCCTCATTCTTAACTTTTGTATCAGATCTTTTATTTTACCgtttagtttttgttaaaaaaaaaatttaagtaactttttaaaaaagttttacatttgtAATAAGTCGAGTCTGGCCTGCCCTTATTTACTGAGTGTGACAAATTATTGAAAAATTGCCACATTGTTCCATTCTACACCAAAGTGCAATTTTGGAAGGGAAAGATTTAATGTTTTAGATTGACGgtacataatctttttttttttagccttacCTGTTTAGACATATCTTACTTTTTGAATGTACATCGAAGCCTTCAGAGCATCCGTGGTCGTCCTTGCTAAAGCTGGGCCTGATTCTCTGTATGGAAGACACTGTAAATATCTCATAGGAGAGATGATGAGGGGAAACACTAGGGGGAGCAGTGGTCCCAGGAATAGTTTTGAAGAAAAATGGTAAATGTTCTTTTCTTGTCAATGGTAGGAAGAAATGTGTTATGAAGAGTAGGCAATGAAGTGCTTATGGGATGTGCGGCTGGCAGGTTGAGATCCTGGTGGACTGACTAATGGACCATTTCTGAGATCTGGGGGACGAATAAAGTGCTTTTATTTACTATCTGTTTTTATAGTAATTCAGAGAGAGCAAGTAgcttaattgtattgtattgcaaAGAAGTATAATTTGCATGTTGTAACAAAATCTCATAGGATTTTAGTGAGTCTAGTTGTTATTACCAGTTACCAGCTATTGTGTCTCACCATtagggagttttttttttaacttactcTCTAGGCCCGTATTTGTGTAAAAAATTATAAGATTACGTTTTTAAGGCAGTTTAAGAAGTATTTTTGTTGTTTCATGTCACTGACAGAAATATCATTCGTtgaataatgtaaatatgtatatttttctatACAAATGGCTAAAAAAAGCACTCATTGGTGAATAGCACTTAACAatggtatttatattttttataatacattgtatttattttatcaacattTTTGTAGGAAAGAATCAATATAGAACACTAATGGTTTGTTTTTATAGCACTCTCtcaagattttgttttgttttttagcccAAATGTTTCTTTCTATTCCAAAGATTGAAGCAGTTACTGTTCCCACAGAGTACGGTCCACCAGTGGCTCTCATTGCCAAGCCAGGTCAAGCATTGACATTTCAAATTGGTGTGTAGGTTAAGTGAGCTTTTTCTAAGTGCAGATCGATTTCAAGTGactctcctcttttttttttttttttttttttttttcaccagccTTAAAATCACATGCAAGAACAGCCCATCTTCCCTTAAAAGTCCCTCTTTGCATTGGAGGAAAGATGCATGAAATCCTTCTCTAGCATTCTAGCAACTGACAAGTCCCAAAGTCTATtccatatattttgttatatcaaaatattttcttagAGATTGGTGTAATGCAAGGAATCGCCACAGAGGCTATCCCGTGTAAAACTACTTgtaaagcactatatatatagAGGAGGAGAGGGCGGAGGGCTCTTGTTTCCTCATGTTCTTGTGCACTGAAGATCAGTCTTCTTCCCAGTCTTCAACACATGTTGCCTTGGCACTGCATGGACGCTCCAGCCAGCCATTCAGTCAATGCACATTATTTGCTCGTGTCATCTCTTCGCTTTCTTGTAGACGTCCACACTCCCCACACCTTTTCCCATCTGGGCCGTTTTCAGAGCTCGAGTTTAGTTTAACCCCTATTTGAATAAGGCTAAGACAGATGTGGCTTTTGTTTACTTTTGTGGATGTTCTGTGGATTGCTCTTCCATGGTTCTTCCGTCTTTCAGATCAGAAGTTTGGTGCCTTCTCTGTAAATGTAGTTTTTTGGGTGTTTAGAACTTGTTCGGACAGTCAGCTGAGGAGCTCCAGACTATGGAGAAACATTCAAAGCTGTTTTAACTAGGGCACAAACAGATTCCACTTAAAATTTGAGACTCGTTTTATGTCTTCTGTTAAGTTATGATGGTTTTTAAAGGGATGCTGTAGCACAAGAATGGCTTGGGATCTGTACATACCTCTAGACGAAGCTGCTTTGTGCGACCGTGGCTTCCTTAGTGAGCCGCTTTCAAGGCCAGTTCCTCTGTGTCTAATTGCCTCGTAAGTTTAactctaaaacagttttttttccttGGCCACTGCAGACCCCCTCCAGCCTTCACTGTACCTGGCTGCAATAATTTTGACTTTTCCAATCCCAGCATTTCACTTTTGACTATGGCACTGAAGATCAGAGTTCTGTACGTTTCCT harbors:
- the kmt2a gene encoding histone-lysine N-methyltransferase 2A isoform X2, whose translation is MAHSCRWRFPARPGGSSSSGTGRKAGRIRVNASLRNSAGTNPNVNGLGPGFDAALQVSAAIGSNLQKFRDVLGESSGSSSGEEEFGGFSTVSDNRRIHSPGRTSIGSISPEKKPRGRPPRALAVQRVGTDIETAPLPLATAPTEKVKRPPGRPPGTGEQKRRGRPPASASQRSWQQSGHALPEEDGDAEQECSSSPTHHKDSVEDEDKEKRQTLLVPGYHRGSEAKLHKISRESKVTKLKRLRDVKLSPLKSKLKAIVRKSVPVPGVRRRGRGRPPSAERLKAEAAAAAAQAVNASLAQEMSTMAPGTAKHKAFRVRGRTPHDLKLRASHPADERTSPDPHESPTVDPMTPTKHERPLGLRQSPRHIKPVRVVPPSKRTDATIAKQLLQRAKKGAQKKKLLAKEAIGTQGTAGLEGGKHRRRTQLTNIRQFIMPVVSTVSLRIIKTPKRFIDDEGSFSTPPPHIKMARLDSAASAPAPQPITPAPALVSTAPITSGTTAPPGAGSAVDSLPPPPPPVLTGSANNIAASLLNSSCNNSTSNGRFSSSAASCGSSAVSQHSSQLSSGESSCSSSPSLDDSSSDSQASEGTQALSEEADHSPASQGETEASLHHASHPPSPPSEPEPDHIVLMEHSSRGRRSQSHRRGALVARGRGNLIGGRKQAIISPATGVSQAGSQQASSTASSSSSPPPPPLLSPPQPPQGASSNAAEHHSHSPWMMSHSIAPFLSTPPILSSSHDKRRSILREPTFRWKSFSCAENKYFSSAKYAKEGLIRKPTFDNFRPPPLTAEDVGLMPPGPGGGGVAPGGFPVPGGAAGTGSRLFSPLHHHPHHNHHQHHSSRFETPLQKRSPLLRPPFFTPSPAHSRIFESVTLPSSSGSSPGSLSPLQVSPTSNKKRKGSRFSRGQPRSPSHSMTTRSSQSGVQTGKASEQSMISSSVPISVTGNSSPLPGVALRPLAASALSQASFSGFPSGSIGLTSHGVSDGRRAAGGLGVSGSSASSSQLFPCFTPSNQGSGGGTGKAGREQSISATRDTGTKEKERDMERNREREKENKRDGRKDWDKRGKSLQSEASPNSTSSLFPMEPRDIEESLHTRTRTPGRKKSVTVDSGAEASPSDFAAVQPVGALSSKGRLAKKGRPSEKSIEAEGVERDKDKEKLSAPTQAGQMGKPPNTTSLDSVLDHAEKQPVTDRRVAKLLKEAKAQLNRIEKREVQPGDQPKLPGQESDSSETSVRGPRIKHVCRRAAVALGRNRAVFPDDMPTLSALPWEEREKILSSMGNDDKSSVAGSEAEEPPAPPIKPVTRQKTVHEAPPRKGRRSRRCGQCPGCQVPNDCGVCTNCLDKPKFGGRNIKKQCCKVRKCQNLQWMPSKFLQKQAKGKKDRRRNKLSEKKDSHHKSQCSEASPKPAPPSKDEPTHKKSQTPPPTQGEDKQKHSQPSAPSSPASSPKDPLLCSPSDDPKHSQTPLSSTLRKERKQQPSSSPPIHTAHSSPPSEQSQQSLQQQSQLPAKKEGLAKSQPTELKKKSQQQSQPSSTTDTASEAKLKKQTSRCVQPLKSKPKEKGKQILKPDFKLTSTLNSQSTPSTEGTAKQKAPCDGVHRIRVDFKEDYDIENVWDMGGLSILTSVPITPKVVCFLCASSGNLEFVFCQVCCEPFHLFCLGETERPHEEQWENWCCRRCRFCHVCGRQYQKTKQLLECDKCRNSYHPECLGPNHPTRPTKKKRVWICTKCVRCKSCGATKPGKAWDAQWSHDFSLCHDCAKLLAKGNVCPFCNKCFDDDDCDGKMMKCRKCDHWVHAKCESLTDDMYELLSNLPETVAYTCVNCTEPHSAEWHTVLEKEIQKSMRQILTALLNSRTSTHLLRYRQAVMKPPELNPETEESLPSRRSPEGPDPPVLTEVSPPNDSPLDLETVEKKLDSGRYKSVLEFSDDIVKIIQTAFNSDGGQLESRKANSMLKSFFIRQMERTFPWFKVKESKFWETRKVSPNGLLPNAVLPPSLDHNYAQWQEREEIARAEKPVLMKKIIPAPHPKAPGEPVSPIAPTPPPPPPMVVHDHSPEDSQDIPPPPGVGDNRQCALCLNYGDENTNDCGRLLYIGQNEWTHVNCALWSSEVFEDVDGALKNVHMAVRRGRKLQCENCHKPGATVCCCLTSCTNNYHFMCARKQQCAFLEDKKVYCQHHRDLIKGEVVPDSGFEVTRRVLVDFEGISLRRKFGNGLEPDNIHMMIGSMTIDCLGMLTELSDCERKLFPVGYQCSRVYWSTLDARKRCVYKCRILVCRPSMTETINNNTAAQEVNHTIAHSPSPVSAEVDAALIGLTDSTKRSNVPSTTNPRVYFRNRHPSYPPCHRSPSTRPLPSPDGFSSSAHEIVTVGDPLLSSTLRSIGSRRHSTSSISAQQPKQKVSSPQQGGKVSIQTGNSSAPSLSLTTKETLTRDTDKGRAPSGERSHNREANSLNAGAQHRLSFGFTERKEATKKQADGESLKSSQPVSISQVSPPLGTAVLTGHQRGSGSLKTEKGKQATKDTDLPARATFISSHPLATLPKDKANPVKEGNVTSVAISKDTGKTGSPQAVYSKSRKSHYFASGSAAVKPLWSSGAKVGEEDIKRGFQASVPVTASHGTSSTKEKHSKVKMNVSRDVSKERKETAKNQNPVLNSNSKSSNIKTQGQGPPPHNSSNKATALSSNTGSSTVEVNIFDQKEMEKPLKSKEKCSLEKKHSSAIDAIQPKAGSERGIRAPQVHSKSSKEVTPVVKKHNERLPLISQKMDPNGTKAVSIPPNTNTYSSVTPSGQGPQRRSSRAMVFSPSASSESSESDSHTHPDDSEEHLMDQQCADVGEDHNLEDEGSVDKHHEEDSDGSAGSAKRRYPRRSARARSNMFFGLTPFYGVRSYGEEDIPFYRTGEISMKKRTGSSKRSAEGQVDGADDMSTSSSADSGEDEEGGIGSNKDAYYYNFTRTIINPNSGLPPIAGIDQCLGRGSQIHRFLRDQAKEQEDDSDEVSTATRNLELQQIGQLDGVDDGSESDVSISTSSTTTATTSSTHKSSSKRKGRESRTEKMSIDSGKETENTPSANSRDSRKNQKDNCLPLGSVKTQGQDPLETQLSLTTDLLKSDSDNNNSDDCGNILPSDIMEFVLNTPSMQALGQQTEAPSTEPFSLDENYGVDVNQRKDMLFEDFTQPLASAEPVESGVNTSIAVEESYGLPLELPSDLSVLTTRSPTVNNQNHSSLISETSDRTMLALATEESGIEKSVKKPRTGSKVSSKSPQDTCADSQVSEGHMTPEHFIPPRIDGDHITSPGVAPVGETGNQDLTRNSSTPGLPSSPTLPLQSQKFIPAATVSTGPSPIASSAVQATASQLKPGPEKLIVLNQHLQPLYVLQTLSNGVTQKIQIAPSVSATGVMNTSASVLTGLSGSISTSQSIFPAGSKGLVPVSHHPQIHAFTGTTQTGFQPVIPSTTSGLLIGVTSHDPQICVTQAGNRHDHASSVAMVSSPSSITPAPTMLPSGHGKKRLISRLQSNKSKKQARPKTQHKLAPDVGPNMALINLSPSQIAAGIPPQTGLMELGTITATPHRKIPNIIKRPKQGVMYLEPTLLPQPMPISTTAQPGMLGHDSSTHLLPCTVSGLNTSQSVLNVVSVPPTAPGNFLGASSVSLSTPGLINSTEITGSISNLLIKANSHNLGLPEQQMVLHSRTPMMSHLANTAQTSIASSICVFPPNQSISMSINQQVEKEGCIHLQHPVSRVLSDKTLDPNVNSAGQLALAPNPIAQDLNKSHVVGVLTQSSRTSPISRPPHQQQSSKLPAGAASTAIWKGKQKAKRPRPSPDKSSGKKLKGLHSDTPTVDTSAIQLSYLPGDRELSSPEPMDTGQSNEMGSKTNDSATKTADSSPLKRKTTDTRDEKPKTAGLPSKGDGKGSNAFSVETPDQRDSGRDSSLDYKPKKGLIFEICSDDGFQIRCESIEEAWKSLTDKVQEARSNARLKALSFDGVNGLKMLGVVHDAVVFLLEQLYGARNCRNYRFRFHKPEESKDPPVNPHGSARAEVYHRRSVLDMFNFLASKHRQPPVYNPQEEEDEEMLQKSARRSTSMDLPLPMRFRHLKKASREAVGVYRSAVHGRGLFCRKNIDAGEMVIEYSGNVIRSVLTDKREKYYDSKGIGCYMFRIDDYEVVDATMHGNAARFINHSCEPNCYSRVVSVDGQKHIVIFATRRIYKGEELTYDYKFPIEEPGNKLPCNCGAKKCRKFLN